Proteins from a genomic interval of Zingiber officinale cultivar Zhangliang chromosome 2A, Zo_v1.1, whole genome shotgun sequence:
- the LOC122040957 gene encoding pentatricopeptide repeat-containing protein At1g53600, mitochondrial-like — MLPQLMLSSAERNTAQTCRRLSFSFARPSPPLSNFRTPLEPSSRRLLLSCNAQITRSGRHGDLLAAQSTFDRMPFRDVVSWTALLTAYADNGQISAARRVFDEMPTRNTASWNAMMTAYARSSRLAEASELFARMPGRNAVSYGAMISGFAKNGMMKEAEEVYQAMPRRWRDPVATHALICGYLRAGKLDLATRVFEAMEVRDVFSWSSMVDGYCKCGRVCDARELFDAMPEKNVVSWTAMIQGCVRSGMWEDGFRLFLQMRRECVSFNSMTLSVMVDACSALDRIREGIQCHALILALGLQNDVFLGNSIIVMYARARWMDDARRSFNCMSIKDLVSWNSLIAGYIQDDALEAANELFEAMPEKDIISWTSMVVGFSKRGGISESVRLFQEMPEKDEIAWTAIVSAFVANGKHENAILWFNCMVDEGFKPSAQALSSVLSASANLVILEVGMHIHACTIKTNLESDVAVQSSLVSMYAKCGSVTDAYHIFLSIGEPNLVTINAMVTAFSQHGLVKEALALFEDMQRYGCKPNQVTFLGILSACAHAGLVGEGYKHFKSMTTLYCVEPGLDHYTCMVDLLGRSGLLREAVDLINSMPLSPHSAIWGALLNASSIHSHLEFAELAAQRLLELEPNNSAAYSVLSNMYGLAVHKKSEERMRMTQMSNGVRKTPGYSWVIFDNALRQLNM, encoded by the coding sequence ATGCTGCCTCAGTTGATGCTCTCTTCCGCCGAAAGAAACACTGCGCAGACCTGCCGCCGCTTGTCCTTCAGCTTCGCCAGGCCATCGCCGCCGCTCTCCAACTTTAGAACTCCTCTGGAACCCTCCTCCCGCCGTCTGCTGCTCTCCTGTAACGCTCAAATCACCCGCAGCGGCCGCCATGGTGATCTCCTCGCCGCCCAGTCGACTTTCGACCGCATGCCCTTCCGCGACGTCGTCTCCTGGACAGCGCTCCTCACCGCCTACGCCGATAACGGCCAGATCTCCGCCGCGCGGAGAGTGTTCGACGAAATGCCCACCAGAAACACCGCCTCCTGGAACGCGATGATGACTGCCTATGCGCGCTCCTCCAGACTTGCCGAGGCTTCCGAGTTGTTCGCTCGGATGCCAGGCCGGAACGCGGTCTCCTACGGTGCCATGATCTCCGGATTCGCCAAGAACGGGATGATGAAGGAGGCCGAGGAAGTCTACCAGGCGATGCCGCGGAGGTGGCGCGACCCGGTAGCTACGCACGCTTTGATCTGCGGGTACTTGCGGGCAGGGAAGCTCGATTTGGCTACTCGAGTGTTCGAGGCGATGGAGGTGAGGGATGTGTTttcttggagctcgatggtcGATGGGTATTGTAAATGTGGGAGGGTCTGCGACGCCAGAGAGCTATTCGACGCAATGCCTGAGAAGAATGTAGTTTCTTGGACTGCTATGATTCAAGGGTGCGTAAGAAGTGGAATGTGGGAAGATGGTTTTAGACTATTTCTGCAGATGCGAAGAGAGTGCGTGAGCTTCAATTCCATGACACTATCTGTCATGGTTGATGCTTGCTCTGCACTGGACAGGATAAGAGAAGGGATTCAATGTCATGCTCTCATCTTGGCTCTGGGACTCCAAAATGATGTCTTCCTGGGCAATTCAATTATTGTCATGTATGCAAGAGCACGTTGGATGGATGATGCCAGAAGATCATTCAATTGTATGAGCATAAAAGATTTGGTATCATGGAATTCATTGATTGCTGGATACATCCAGGATGATGCATTGGAAGCAGCAAATGAATTGTTTGAGGCAATGCCTGAAAAGGATATTATTTCTTGGACTTCAATGGTAGTGGGATTTTCCAAGAGAGGGGGGATTTCTGAGTCTGTTCGTCTGTTTCAAGAGATGCCTGAAAAAGATGAAATTGCTTGGACTGCTATCGTCTCAGCATTTGTGGCAAATGGGAAACATGAAAATGCAATACTATGGTTCAATTGCATGGTTGATGAAGGGTTTAAGCCCAGTGCTCAAGCATTGAGCAGTGTGCTTAGTGCCTCAGCTAACCTGGTAATTCTTGAAGTGGGAATGCACATTCATGCATGCACAATCAAAACAAATCTAGAGTCAGATGTGGCTGTTCAAAGTTCCTTGGTCTCAATGTATGCAAAATGTGGGAGTGTGACTGATGCCTATCACATTTTCTTGTCAATTGGTGAGCCAAACCTAGTAACTATAAATGCCATGGTGACAGCATTTTCTCAACATGGTTTAGTTAAAGAAGCACTTGCATTGTTCGAAGACATGCAGAGATATGGCTGCAAACCTAATCAGGTTACCTTCTTGGGGATTCTTTCAGCTTGTGCTCATGCAGGTTTGGTTGGTGAAGGTTACAAGCACTTCAAATCCATGACAACTTTATATTGTGTAGAACCAGGACTTGATCATTATACTTGCATGGTTGATCTATTAGGACGCTCAGGGTTACTCAGAGAAGCAGTTGACTTGATCAACTCAATGCCTTTGTCTCCTCACTCTGCAATTTGGGGAGCATTGCTTAATGCCAGTAGTATTCACTCTCATCTGGAATTTGCAGAGCTAGCAGCCCAGCGACTTTTGGAATTAGAACCAAACAATTCAGCAGCTTATTCAGTTCTGTCAAATATGTATGGTTTGGCAGTGCACAAGAAGTCTGAAGAAAGAATGAGGATGA